A section of the Clostridium felsineum DSM 794 genome encodes:
- the argH gene encoding argininosuccinate lyase yields the protein MKLWGGRFRESESELMEEFNASLSFDKKLYKEDIEGSIAHVKMLNKCKIINEEECEKILRGLKSIDDDIENGKLKIEGDYEDIHSFVEVNLIDRIGEVGKKLHTARSRNDQVAVDMKMYVKKGSYIIIDCIDKLMSTIKNKAENNHFIMPGYTHMQRAQVVTFTHHMMAYYSMFSRDKKRLLNAISNLNESPLGCCALAGTTYDTDRELTAKELGFDKPVDNFLDGVSDRDYLIEVLSSFSICMMHLSRLSEELIIWSTKEFSFVQMDDKFSTGSSIMPQKKNPDAAELIRGKTGRVYGDLMAMLTIMKGIPLAYNKDMQEDKEQFFDSFDTLKMCLLVMDGMIDTMKVKEAAMKEAVKGGFLNATDVADYLVNKGIAFRDAHKISGEIVIYCENNDKTIEELNIDEFKKFCDLFDDDVYEFINYHNVIKKGNKKIM from the coding sequence ATGAAACTTTGGGGTGGAAGATTTAGAGAAAGTGAAAGTGAGCTTATGGAGGAATTTAATGCCTCTTTAAGCTTTGATAAGAAGCTATATAAGGAGGATATAGAAGGAAGCATAGCTCACGTTAAAATGCTGAATAAATGTAAAATAATAAATGAAGAAGAATGTGAAAAAATATTAAGGGGACTTAAATCAATAGATGATGATATAGAAAATGGTAAACTAAAAATAGAAGGAGACTATGAAGACATACATAGTTTTGTAGAAGTAAACTTGATAGATAGAATTGGGGAAGTAGGAAAAAAGCTTCATACAGCAAGAAGTAGAAATGATCAAGTTGCAGTAGATATGAAAATGTATGTTAAGAAAGGTTCTTATATTATAATTGATTGTATAGATAAGCTTATGTCTACAATTAAAAATAAGGCGGAAAATAATCATTTTATAATGCCAGGCTATACTCATATGCAAAGAGCACAAGTAGTAACCTTTACTCACCATATGATGGCATATTACAGTATGTTTAGTAGAGATAAAAAAAGGCTCTTAAATGCTATTTCAAATTTAAATGAAAGTCCACTAGGCTGCTGTGCCCTTGCAGGTACAACTTATGATACAGATAGAGAGTTAACAGCTAAAGAACTTGGCTTTGATAAACCAGTAGATAATTTTTTAGATGGTGTAAGCGATAGAGATTATCTAATAGAAGTATTATCCTCATTTTCAATATGCATGATGCATTTAAGCAGGTTAAGTGAAGAACTTATTATATGGAGTACTAAAGAGTTCAGTTTTGTTCAAATGGATGATAAATTTTCTACAGGTAGTAGTATAATGCCTCAAAAGAAAAATCCAGATGCAGCAGAACTTATACGTGGAAAAACTGGAAGGGTATATGGAGACTTAATGGCAATGCTTACAATTATGAAGGGTATTCCGCTTGCTTATAATAAGGATATGCAGGAAGATAAGGAACAATTTTTTGATTCTTTTGATACATTAAAAATGTGTTTATTAGTTATGGATGGAATGATTGATACCATGAAGGTTAAAGAGGCAGCTATGAAGGAAGCGGTAAAAGGCGGATTTTTAAATGCCACAGATGTAGCAGACTATTTAGTAAATAAGGGAATAGCTTTTAGGGATGCTCATAAAATATCAGGTGAAATTGTAATATACTGTGAAAATAATGATAAAACTATAGAAGAATTAAACATTGATGAATTTAAAAAATTCTGTGATTTATTTGATGATGATGTTTACGAATTTATAAATTATCATAATGTTATAAAAAAAGGAAATAAAAAAATAATGTAA
- a CDS encoding phosphoenolpyruvate carboxykinase: protein MQKEFSISNDKVIINFTAKYCDTSEKVLNSEGFKRVLEKFIKKGRHKTSNDYKYIEENIIEDNEKSMANKLVEVFKLLLVFKREEIIDMNPKYESFLSNKDEIIKIIENIYGFWRKLERYTVVHNSKINEGLENVSFVDANLQFSQLIVNTYRKIEENILGSKPKVYRQLPAGANAGLIVNSIKWKYPEGYECLNGVPIIDSVLIDPPFISYPKKIKRDGIFSEVFENPLNCRINKDHWFCFPVKIGTLLAFIYFHRDFMAHGITLCNLFEIAKESEYKDTKPDIVFVFGARDNSEITRTIFYDDKKNDIMLGYINYSVNIDYFGYMKKMALTLHNLIMIKRGYLPIHGAMVNIITKDGNEVNIVIMGDSGAGKSESLEAFRELGEEYISDMTVIFDDMGVVKPNALNGKPMGYGTEIGAFVRLDDLDPGYAFREIDRSIFMNPDKTNARLVIPVASYSDITHGYPIDLFLYANNYDKGGEELSFFNSAKEAIKVFRNGARMAKGTTTEKGLVTTFFANPFGPVQKEKETDILINKYFDEFFKAGIKVGQIRTRLGIKGMEKDGPKNAAIRLLDIIKKYK, encoded by the coding sequence ATGCAAAAGGAATTTTCAATAAGTAATGATAAGGTTATAATTAATTTTACAGCAAAGTACTGTGATACATCTGAAAAAGTGCTAAATAGTGAAGGGTTTAAAAGAGTACTTGAAAAATTCATAAAAAAAGGAAGACATAAAACATCAAATGACTACAAGTATATAGAAGAGAATATTATAGAAGATAATGAAAAAAGCATGGCAAATAAACTTGTAGAAGTATTTAAGCTTTTATTAGTGTTTAAAAGAGAAGAAATAATTGATATGAATCCTAAATATGAAAGTTTTCTATCAAATAAAGATGAAATTATAAAAATAATAGAAAATATATATGGATTCTGGAGAAAGCTTGAAAGGTATACAGTAGTTCATAATAGCAAAATTAATGAAGGACTTGAAAATGTAAGCTTTGTGGATGCTAATCTTCAGTTTTCTCAACTTATAGTTAACACCTATAGAAAGATCGAAGAAAATATATTAGGTTCAAAACCTAAGGTGTATAGACAGCTTCCAGCAGGAGCTAATGCAGGTCTTATTGTTAATAGCATAAAATGGAAGTATCCAGAAGGATATGAATGTCTTAACGGAGTTCCAATTATAGATTCTGTTTTAATAGATCCGCCATTTATATCATATCCTAAAAAAATAAAAAGAGATGGAATTTTTTCAGAAGTATTTGAAAATCCACTTAATTGTAGAATAAATAAAGATCATTGGTTTTGCTTTCCAGTTAAAATAGGAACACTTCTTGCATTTATTTATTTCCATAGAGATTTTATGGCTCACGGGATAACTTTGTGTAACTTGTTTGAAATAGCTAAGGAAAGTGAATATAAAGATACAAAACCAGATATAGTATTTGTTTTTGGAGCGAGAGATAATAGTGAAATTACTAGGACTATATTTTATGATGATAAGAAAAATGATATTATGCTTGGATACATTAATTATAGTGTAAACATTGATTACTTTGGATATATGAAAAAGATGGCATTAACGCTGCATAATTTAATAATGATTAAGCGAGGATATTTACCAATACATGGTGCCATGGTAAACATTATTACTAAAGATGGTAATGAGGTTAATATAGTTATAATGGGTGATAGTGGTGCAGGTAAATCTGAAAGCCTTGAGGCGTTTAGAGAATTAGGAGAAGAATATATAAGCGATATGACAGTAATATTTGATGATATGGGAGTTGTAAAACCAAATGCACTAAATGGTAAGCCAATGGGGTATGGAACAGAAATTGGTGCCTTTGTAAGATTGGATGATCTTGATCCAGGATATGCATTTAGGGAAATTGATAGAAGTATATTTATGAATCCTGACAAGACAAATGCAAGACTTGTTATACCTGTTGCAAGCTATAGTGATATAACACATGGATATCCTATTGATTTATTTTTATATGCTAATAATTATGATAAAGGTGGAGAAGAACTTTCATTTTTTAATTCCGCAAAAGAGGCTATAAAAGTTTTTAGAAATGGAGCTAGAATGGCAAAAGGTACTACCACAGAAAAAGGTCTTGTTACAACGTTTTTTGCTAATCCGTTTGGACCAGTTCAAAAAGAGAAAGAAACGGACATACTTATAAATAAATATTTTGATGAATTTTTTAAGGCAGGAATAAAGGTGGGACAAATAAGAACACGTTTAGGAATAAAAGGTATGGAAAAGGATGGCCCTAAAAATGCAGCCATAAGGCTTCTAGATATAATAAAAAAATATAAATAA
- a CDS encoding DUF378 domain-containing protein, with the protein MKTLDVIALVFVIIGAINWGLIGFFSFDLVAALFGTMSSLTRIIYALVGICGLYAISFLGRDREVRVEK; encoded by the coding sequence ATGAAAACATTAGATGTTATTGCGTTAGTTTTTGTCATAATAGGCGCTATAAATTGGGGTTTAATTGGTTTCTTTAGCTTCGATTTAGTTGCTGCTTTATTTGGAACCATGTCCTCTTTAACAAGAATTATTTACGCACTAGTAGGTATATGTGGCTTATATGCAATATCCTTTTTAGGAAGGGATAGAGAAGTAAGAGTAGAGAAATAA
- a CDS encoding Lrp/AsnC ligand binding domain-containing protein: protein MNLQVNGLDDLDLQILHILVEDSRTPYLEIARECHVSGGTIHVRMKKMEDMGIIKGTKLIVDNTKLGYDICCLVGIYLDKAVSFPSVLESMKEIKEIVELYYITGEFSIFAKVVCRSISGLQDLLLNRIQTIDGVQRTNTFMALSQPIDRNIDFS, encoded by the coding sequence ATGAATTTACAAGTTAATGGATTGGATGATTTAGATTTACAAATATTACATATTCTAGTTGAAGATTCGAGAACGCCATATCTAGAAATAGCGAGAGAGTGTCATGTAAGCGGCGGAACTATTCATGTTAGAATGAAAAAAATGGAGGACATGGGAATTATAAAAGGTACAAAGCTTATAGTAGACAATACTAAATTAGGATACGATATTTGCTGTCTAGTTGGTATATATCTTGATAAAGCTGTTTCATTTCCAAGTGTACTTGAATCAATGAAGGAAATAAAGGAAATAGTAGAACTTTATTATATTACAGGTGAATTTTCTATTTTCGCAAAAGTAGTCTGTCGAAGTATATCTGGTCTTCAAGACCTTCTTCTTAACAGAATACAAACTATAGATGGTGTACAAAGAACCAATACTTTTATGGCTCTTTCCCAACCAATAGATAGAAATATAGATTTTTCTTAA
- a CDS encoding ribonuclease H-like domain-containing protein, with the protein MYINEKDIKLELDKEIIKQYNMKSMIYFDIETTGFDREQDNIILISIGYYKNQDIFHIKQYFAQELEQEKSILENLKNSIEKFDTWCSYNGKAFDEPFIKSRMSKYNIEFRVPSEHFDLYRKIRPYQKQLGLERCNLKTVEQYIGINRKDTIDGGISVELYKRYLKDKNDDLKHTIMLHNYEDVLNLPKIFKILWKIKKCDFLREDHITEKQLKYLNYLMKKHNVLIDINLDKISKRAASKAIGAILEGNHDIISIKDIIKNNCV; encoded by the coding sequence ATGTATATTAATGAAAAAGACATAAAATTAGAGTTAGATAAAGAGATAATAAAACAATATAATATGAAGTCAATGATTTATTTTGATATAGAGACTACTGGATTTGATAGGGAACAAGATAACATAATATTAATATCAATAGGGTACTATAAAAATCAGGATATATTTCATATAAAGCAGTATTTTGCACAGGAATTAGAGCAAGAGAAAAGTATTTTAGAAAACTTAAAAAATTCTATAGAAAAATTTGATACATGGTGTTCATATAATGGAAAGGCTTTTGATGAACCTTTTATAAAATCAAGGATGAGTAAGTATAATATTGAGTTTAGAGTTCCAAGTGAACATTTTGATTTATATAGAAAGATAAGACCTTATCAAAAACAACTTGGCCTTGAGAGATGTAACTTGAAAACTGTCGAGCAGTATATAGGCATAAATAGAAAAGATACTATAGATGGTGGTATTAGTGTAGAGTTGTACAAAAGATATTTAAAAGATAAAAATGATGATTTAAAGCATACTATAATGCTTCATAATTATGAAGATGTATTAAACTTACCTAAAATATTTAAAATACTTTGGAAGATAAAGAAATGTGATTTTCTACGTGAGGACCATATAACGGAAAAGCAGCTTAAATACTTGAATTATTTGATGAAAAAACACAATGTATTAATAGATATTAACCTAGATAAGATATCCAAGCGAGCAGCATCAAAAGCTATAGGTGCAATATTAGAAGGAAATCACGATATTATAAGTATAAAGGATATCATAAAAAATAATTGCGTTTAG
- a CDS encoding CBS domain-containing protein: MVIRDIMIKDILKVRDNATLKDALKIMTSDTVNSAPVVNDKDELVGIVVKADIYRFLIEEGHYDSYPVEAVMTKNVISVNASSDIVEVGKILRDNNIFAVPVVEDSKAIGIVTLEELLDYFLEK; encoded by the coding sequence ATGGTAATAAGAGATATAATGATAAAAGATATTTTAAAGGTGCGAGATAATGCCACGTTAAAGGATGCACTCAAGATAATGACAAGTGATACAGTTAACAGCGCACCAGTGGTAAATGATAAGGATGAATTAGTTGGTATAGTAGTTAAAGCTGACATATATAGATTTTTGATAGAAGAAGGACACTATGATAGTTATCCAGTAGAAGCAGTAATGACTAAAAATGTAATATCAGTAAACGCTTCCAGTGATATAGTTGAGGTTGGAAAAATTTTAAGGGATAATAATATATTTGCAGTTCCTGTAGTTGAAGATAGTAAGGCAATAGGAATTGTTACATTAGAAGAATTACTTGATTATTTCCTAGAAAAGTAA
- the pflB gene encoding formate C-acetyltransferase — MIKEWNDFKEGTWLNNIDVRNFIQKNYTPYMGDEEFLEEATEKTKKLWDKCEKLLIDEIKKNGVLKADNKTVSGIDSFEAGYIDKDNEVIFGLQTDEPLKRMVNPFGGIRMAKQALEAYGYEIDEGVYDTFTKYRKTHNEGVFDAYTDEMKTARHVGLLTGLPDAYGRGRIIGDFRRVALYGIDYLIEKKKADLKELKGNMLEDLIRRREEVSEQIKALKEMKSMALKYGIDISRPAANAKEAVQFTYFGYLAGIKENNGAAMSLGRVSTFLDIYIERDLKNGVITEKEAQEIIDQFIIKLRFERHLRTPEYNELFAGDPNWVTESIGGMSVNGETLVTKNSFRFLHSLTNLGPAPEPNMTVLWSNKLPEDFKKYCAKMSIKTDALQYENDDIMRPIYGDDYGIACCVSAMKIGKQMQFFGARCNLAKSLLYAINGGVDEKKFDLVVPNIERIEDEVLDYNKVKENYFKVMEYVAKLYVNTLNLIHYMHDKYAYEKGLMALHDTEVHRFLACGAAGLSVAADSLSAIKYAKVKPIRNENGIAVDFEIEGDFPKYGNDDDRADDIAVEIVNKFMSELRKTPTYRNAEHTLSILTITSNVMYGKKTGATPDGRLSGEAFAPGANPMHGRDKNGALASLNSVAKIPYRDVCQDGISNTFSIIPDALGKSEEDRKSNLAAILDGYFEQGAHHLNVNVFNRETLLDAMENPEKYPTLTIRVSGYAVNFVKLTREQQMEVVKRTFHERM; from the coding sequence ATGATTAAAGAATGGAATGATTTTAAAGAAGGTACATGGTTAAATAATATTGATGTTAGGAACTTTATACAAAAAAATTACACCCCATATATGGGTGATGAAGAATTCTTAGAAGAAGCTACAGAAAAAACAAAAAAACTTTGGGATAAGTGTGAGAAGCTTCTTATAGATGAAATAAAAAAGAATGGTGTTTTAAAGGCAGATAATAAAACTGTATCTGGAATAGATAGTTTTGAAGCTGGATATATAGATAAAGATAATGAAGTGATTTTTGGGCTTCAAACAGATGAACCGCTTAAAAGAATGGTAAATCCTTTTGGTGGAATAAGAATGGCAAAACAAGCTTTAGAAGCTTACGGTTATGAAATAGATGAAGGAGTTTATGATACATTTACAAAGTACAGGAAAACTCATAATGAAGGTGTTTTTGATGCTTATACAGATGAAATGAAAACGGCTAGACACGTTGGACTTTTAACAGGTTTACCTGATGCTTATGGAAGAGGAAGAATAATAGGAGATTTTAGAAGAGTTGCACTATATGGAATAGACTACTTAATTGAAAAGAAAAAAGCAGATTTAAAAGAATTAAAAGGCAATATGCTTGAAGATTTAATAAGAAGAAGAGAAGAAGTGTCAGAACAAATAAAAGCGTTAAAAGAAATGAAGTCTATGGCACTTAAATATGGAATAGATATATCAAGACCGGCAGCAAACGCTAAGGAAGCTGTTCAATTCACTTATTTTGGATATCTTGCAGGTATAAAAGAGAACAATGGTGCAGCTATGTCCCTTGGAAGAGTTTCAACATTTTTAGATATATATATTGAAAGAGATTTGAAAAATGGAGTTATAACTGAAAAAGAAGCACAAGAGATAATTGACCAATTTATAATAAAATTAAGATTCGAGAGACATCTTAGAACACCTGAATATAATGAACTTTTTGCAGGTGATCCTAATTGGGTTACTGAATCTATAGGTGGTATGAGTGTAAATGGAGAAACTTTGGTTACAAAAAATTCCTTTAGATTCCTTCATTCATTAACTAATTTGGGACCAGCTCCAGAGCCTAATATGACTGTACTTTGGTCAAACAAGCTTCCTGAAGACTTTAAGAAGTATTGTGCAAAGATGTCAATAAAAACAGACGCGCTTCAATATGAAAATGATGATATAATGAGACCTATATATGGAGATGATTATGGTATAGCTTGTTGTGTATCTGCAATGAAAATAGGTAAACAAATGCAGTTTTTTGGAGCTAGATGTAACTTAGCTAAATCTTTATTATATGCTATAAATGGTGGAGTAGATGAAAAGAAATTTGATTTAGTAGTACCTAACATAGAAAGAATAGAGGATGAAGTACTTGATTATAATAAAGTTAAAGAAAACTATTTTAAGGTTATGGAGTATGTAGCTAAGTTGTACGTAAATACTCTTAATTTAATACACTATATGCATGATAAGTATGCCTATGAAAAAGGGCTTATGGCACTTCATGATACAGAAGTTCATAGATTTTTGGCTTGTGGAGCAGCAGGACTTTCTGTAGCAGCAGATTCTTTAAGTGCAATAAAATACGCAAAGGTAAAACCTATTAGAAATGAAAATGGAATTGCTGTAGATTTTGAAATAGAAGGAGATTTTCCTAAGTACGGAAATGATGATGATAGAGCTGATGATATTGCAGTTGAAATAGTAAACAAATTTATGTCTGAGTTAAGAAAAACACCTACTTATAGAAATGCAGAGCATACATTATCAATATTAACTATAACTTCAAATGTAATGTATGGTAAAAAGACAGGAGCAACACCAGATGGTAGATTATCAGGAGAGGCTTTTGCACCGGGAGCTAATCCTATGCACGGAAGAGACAAAAATGGAGCATTAGCATCTTTAAATAGTGTTGCTAAAATTCCATATAGAGATGTTTGTCAGGATGGAATTTCAAATACATTTTCTATTATTCCAGATGCATTAGGAAAAAGTGAAGAAGATAGGAAAAGTAATCTAGCAGCTATTCTAGATGGGTATTTTGAGCAGGGGGCACATCATTTAAATGTAAATGTATTTAATCGTGAAACACTTTTAGATGCAATGGAAAATCCAGAAAAATATCCTACACTTACAATAAGGGTATCAGGATATGCAGTTAATTTCGTTAAACTTACAAGAGAACAACAGATGGAAGTTGTTAAGAGAACATTTCACGAAAGAATGTAG
- the pflA gene encoding pyruvate formate-lyase-activating protein, whose translation MGKIHSIETMGLVDGPGIRVVVFLAGCRLRCAFCHNPDTWNINSGEEISPEDLLKKVKRYKNYFDRSGGGITCSGGEPLMQPEFLKEFLKLCKENGINTTVDTAGFGCNHYEEILKYTDYVLLDIKHINSEGYKNLTGGDMNEFYKFVSEVNNSKAVVWIRHVMVPGITDNYESMDRLAKIVQKVKRVEKVEILPYHTLGIKKYEKLAIEYKLKGIKDMDKDTASKFEEYVNEKLKK comes from the coding sequence TTGGGAAAAATTCATTCAATAGAGACAATGGGACTTGTTGATGGACCGGGAATAAGAGTTGTTGTTTTTTTGGCAGGATGCAGACTTAGGTGTGCATTCTGCCATAACCCAGATACGTGGAATATTAATTCTGGAGAAGAAATTTCTCCAGAAGATTTACTTAAAAAAGTTAAGAGATATAAAAATTATTTTGATAGATCTGGTGGTGGAATTACTTGTTCCGGCGGTGAACCTTTAATGCAGCCAGAGTTTTTAAAAGAATTTTTGAAGTTATGTAAAGAAAATGGAATAAACACGACAGTTGATACAGCAGGCTTTGGATGTAACCACTATGAAGAGATTTTAAAGTATACGGACTATGTTCTTCTTGATATAAAGCATATAAATAGTGAGGGTTACAAAAATTTAACTGGTGGAGACATGAATGAGTTTTACAAATTTGTTTCGGAAGTCAATAATTCAAAAGCAGTAGTCTGGATAAGACATGTTATGGTACCGGGGATAACTGATAATTATGAAAGTATGGATAGACTTGCAAAAATAGTACAAAAAGTTAAAAGAGTTGAGAAAGTTGAAATCTTACCATATCATACTCTTGGGATAAAAAAATATGAGAAGCTTGCAATAGAATATAAACTAAAGGGAATAAAAGATATGGATAAAGATACAGCATCAAAATTCGAAGAATATGTTAATGAGAAACTAAAGAAATAA
- a CDS encoding FeoB-associated Cys-rich membrane protein, producing MIIEILITLIIICSALYIFYKSFKKSAKGDCSCCSGSKSCSGCSPIKKNK from the coding sequence ATGATTATTGAAATACTAATAACACTTATTATTATATGTTCAGCCTTATACATTTTTTATAAAAGCTTCAAGAAAAGTGCAAAAGGAGACTGTAGTTGCTGTAGTGGCTCAAAATCCTGTAGTGGCTGCTCACCAATTAAAAAAAATAAGTAA
- a CDS encoding PilZ domain-containing protein, which produces MVLVSTSDIDDRNKLCRYKTEKRGKVRKRIELEISYPRVNDESIYEKYKGEEPLLEAVNISEFGIGFKSKLPLKSGDFISFLLSIDGKPSFWCISMIKWVGYNDKSYVIGCEFISLNMQQIRVIRNFVDKD; this is translated from the coding sequence ATGGTATTGGTCTCTACGTCAGATATTGATGATAGGAATAAACTCTGCAGGTACAAAACTGAAAAAAGAGGTAAAGTAAGAAAGAGAATTGAACTAGAAATATCATATCCTAGAGTAAATGATGAAAGTATTTACGAAAAATACAAAGGAGAAGAGCCACTATTAGAGGCAGTTAATATATCTGAATTTGGAATAGGTTTTAAAAGTAAGCTGCCGTTAAAATCAGGTGATTTTATAAGTTTCCTTCTTAGTATTGATGGAAAACCATCTTTTTGGTGCATTTCAATGATTAAATGGGTAGGATATAATGACAAATCATATGTAATTGGGTGCGAATTTATATCGTTAAATATGCAGCAGATAAGAGTGATAAGAAATTTTGTTGATAAGGATTAA
- a CDS encoding methionine ABC transporter ATP-binding protein, whose protein sequence is MIEIKNVSKYFSGNKVLKDVNLKIKGGEIFGIVGHSGAGKSTLLRCINGLETYDEGKVIVSGKELKEVQGKSLREFRKEIGMIFQNFNLLNRKDVYHNISLPLEVWGTDKNKIDARVKELLELVDLSDKVKSKPSNLSGGQKQRVAIARALALNPKILLCDEATSALDPNTTKSILNLLRTINSKLGITIVIVTHQMEVVKGICERAALIDGGVIKEIGEVEELFLNPSGEMKKLIGQSDDEVLPKEGINIRVIFPKNSSEGALITSMARELNVDFSIVWGKLEKFRDNVLGSLVINISEGDKEIICNYLTSHNVVWEVA, encoded by the coding sequence ATGATAGAAATAAAGAATGTTTCCAAATACTTTTCAGGGAATAAGGTTCTTAAAGATGTTAACCTTAAGATTAAAGGTGGAGAAATATTTGGAATTGTTGGACATAGTGGGGCTGGAAAATCCACATTACTTAGATGTATTAATGGACTAGAAACTTATGATGAAGGAAAAGTAATAGTTAGTGGTAAAGAGCTGAAAGAAGTTCAAGGAAAAAGTCTTAGGGAATTTAGAAAAGAAATAGGTATGATATTTCAAAATTTTAATCTGCTTAATAGAAAAGATGTATATCATAATATATCATTACCACTTGAGGTTTGGGGAACTGACAAAAATAAAATAGATGCTAGAGTCAAAGAACTTTTAGAACTTGTAGATTTAAGTGATAAAGTAAAGAGTAAACCTTCTAATTTAAGTGGTGGACAAAAGCAGAGGGTAGCTATCGCAAGAGCATTGGCATTAAACCCTAAGATACTCTTATGCGATGAGGCCACATCGGCGTTAGACCCTAATACAACAAAATCTATATTAAATTTATTAAGAACAATAAATTCAAAATTAGGTATAACAATAGTTATTGTTACACATCAAATGGAGGTTGTTAAAGGAATATGTGAAAGAGCTGCCTTAATAGACGGAGGAGTTATAAAGGAAATTGGAGAAGTTGAGGAGCTATTCTTAAATCCAAGTGGTGAGATGAAAAAACTTATAGGACAAAGTGATGATGAGGTTCTACCTAAAGAAGGAATAAATATAAGAGTAATATTCCCTAAAAATAGCAGTGAAGGAGCTTTAATAACTTCCATGGCAAGGGAACTTAATGTGGATTTTTCAATTGTTTGGGGAAAACTTGAAAAGTTTAGAGATAATGTTTTGGGAAGTTTAGTTATAAATATTTCTGAAGGTGACAAGGAAATTATATGTAATTATTTAACTTCGCATAATGTAGTTTGGGAGGTGGCATAA
- a CDS encoding methionine ABC transporter permease, whose protein sequence is MSTAEILKQILLPSLWETIYMVFVATLFSIVIGFIPAIILVITDENGLKPNKIVYKILDFIINMLRSFPFLILMIAIFPFTKLLTGKQIGTTAAIVPLTIGAFPFAARVIESSLKEVDKGIIEAAKSFGSSNFQIIFRVMIKEAMPSIVLGITLTVINIIGYSAMAGAIGGGGLGAAAMQYGYNMFNTTVMVYTVIILMIIVQILQSIGNFIYKMMIK, encoded by the coding sequence ATGAGTACAGCAGAGATATTGAAACAAATTCTACTACCTTCGCTTTGGGAAACAATTTACATGGTTTTTGTAGCCACCTTATTTTCTATAGTAATTGGATTTATACCAGCAATAATACTTGTAATAACAGATGAAAATGGACTAAAACCAAATAAAATAGTATATAAGATATTAGATTTTATAATAAATATGCTTAGATCCTTCCCTTTTTTAATTTTGATGATTGCTATATTTCCATTTACAAAATTACTTACAGGAAAACAAATAGGTACGACAGCAGCAATAGTCCCATTAACTATTGGAGCATTTCCTTTTGCAGCTAGAGTTATAGAATCTTCACTTAAAGAGGTAGATAAAGGAATAATTGAAGCAGCTAAATCTTTTGGTTCAAGTAATTTTCAAATTATATTTAGAGTTATGATAAAGGAAGCTATGCCTTCAATTGTCCTTGGAATTACACTTACAGTTATCAACATAATAGGATATTCAGCTATGGCAGGAGCAATAGGAGGTGGTGGCCTTGGAGCTGCCGCTATGCAATATGGCTATAATATGTTTAATACAACCGTCATGGTTTATACAGTAATAATACTTATGATTATTGTTCAAATATTACAATCAATTGGAAACTTTATCTATAAAATGATGATTAAATAA